A stretch of Mesoplodon densirostris isolate mMesDen1 chromosome 7, mMesDen1 primary haplotype, whole genome shotgun sequence DNA encodes these proteins:
- the NECTIN1 gene encoding nectin-1 → MARMGLAGAAGRWWGLALGLTAFFLPGAHSQVVQVNDSMYGFIGTDVVLHCSFANPLPGVKITQVTWQKATNGSKQNVAIYNPAMGVSVLAPYRERVEFLRPSFTDGTIRLSRLELEDEGVYICEFATFPAGNRESQLNLTVMAKPTNWIEGTQAVLRARKGQDDKVLVATCTSANGKPPSVVSWETRLKGEAEYQEIRNPNGTVTVISRYRLVPSREAHQQSLACIVNYHMDRFRESLTLNVQYEPEVTIEGFDGNWYLQRMDVKLKCKADANPPATEYHWTTLNGSLPKGVEAQNRTLFFRGPINYSLAGTYVCEATNPIGTRSGQVEVNITEFPYTPSPPEHGRRAGPVPTAIIGGVVGSILLVLIVVGGIVLALRRRRHTFKGDYSTKKHVYGNGYSKAGIPQHHPPMAQNLQYPEDSDDEKKAGPLGGSSYEEEEEEDGGGGERKVGGPHPKYDEDAKRPYFTVDEAEARQDGCYGDRTLGYQYDPEQLDLAENMVSQNDGSFISKKEWYV, encoded by the exons GCGCCCACAGCCAGGTGGTCCAGGTGAACGACTCCATGTACGGTTTCATCGGCACAGACGTGGTGCTGCACTGCAGCTTCGCCAACCCGCTGCCCGGCGTGAAGATCACCCAGGTCACGTGGCAGAAGGCCACCAATGGCTCCAAGCAGAACGTGGCCATCTACAACCCGGCCATGGGCGTCTCGGTGCTGGCCCCCTACCGCGAGCGCGTGGAGTTCCTACGGCCCTCCTTCACAGATGGCACCATTCGCCTCTCCCGCCTGGAGCTGGAGGATGAGGGCGTCTACATCTGCGAGTTTGCCACCTTCCCTGCCGGCAATCGAGAGAGCCAGCTCAATCTCACTGTGATGG CCAAACCCACCAACTGGATAGAGGGCACCCAGGCAGTGCTTCGAGCCAGGAAGGGGCAGGATGACAAGGTCCTGGTGGCCACCTGCACCTCGGCCAATGGGAAGCCTCCCAGTGTGGTGTCCTGGGAAACGCGGCTGAAGGGTGAGGCGGAGTACCAGGAGATCCGGAACCCCAACGGCACGGTGACCGTCATCAGCCGCTACCGCCTGGTGCCCAGCCGGGAAGCCCACCAGCAGTCCCTGGCCTGCATCGTCAACTACCACATGGACCGCTTCCGGGAAAGCCTCACCCTCAATGTGCAGT ACGAGCCCGAGGTGACCATCGAGGGGTTTGATGGGAACTGGTACCTGCAGCGGATGGATGTGAAGCTCAAGTGCAAAGCTGATGCCAACCCCCCAGCCACCGAGTACCACTGGACCAC GCTGAATGGCTCCCTCCCCAAGGGTGTGGAGGCCCAGAACAGAACTCTCTTCTTCAGGGGACCTATCAACTACAGCCTGGCAGGAACCTACGTCTGTGAGGCCACCAACCCCATCGGCACCCGCTCAGGCCAGGTGGAGGTCAATATCACAG AGTTCCCCTACACCCCGTCTCCTCCCGAACACGGGCGGCGCGCCGGGCCAGTGCCCACGGCCATCATTGGGGGCGTGGTGGGGAGCATCCTGCTGGTGCTCATTGTGGTCGGCGGGATCGTGCTGGCCCTGCGCCGGCGCCGTCACACCTTCAAGGGTGACTACAGCACCAAGAAGCACGTGTACGGCAATGGCTACAGCAAGGCCGGCATCCCCCAGCACCACCCGCCCATGGCCCAGAACCTGCAGTACCCTGAGGACTCCGACGACGAGAAGAAAGCCGGCCCCCTGGGCGGCAGCAGCtacgaggaggaagaggaggaggacggCGGAGGGGGCGAGCGCAAGGTGGGCGGCCCTCACCCCAAATACGACGAGGACGCCAAGCGGCCCTACTTCACGGTGGATGAGGCGGAGGCCCGTCAGGACGGCTGCTACGGGGACCGGACTCTGGGCTACCAGTACGACCCTGAGCAGCTGGACTTGGCGGAAAACATGGTTTCTCAGAACGACGGGTCTTTCATTTCCAAGAAGGAGTGGTACGTGTAG